The Triticum aestivum cultivar Chinese Spring chromosome 7B, IWGSC CS RefSeq v2.1, whole genome shotgun sequence genome window below encodes:
- the LOC123158887 gene encoding basic endochitinase A, producing the protein MRAFALFAVLAMAATMAVAEQCGSQAGGATCPNCLCCSRFGWCGSTSDYCGDGCQSQCSGCGGSTPVTPTPSGGGGVSSIVSRALFDRMLLHRNDGACQAKGFYTYDAFVAAAGAFPGFGTTGSTDTRKREVAAFLAQTSHETTGGWATAPDGAFAWGYCFKQERGATSNYCTPSAQWPCAPGKSYYGRGPIQLSHNYNYGPAGRAIGVDLLRNPDLVATDPTVSFKTAMWFWMTAQAPKPSSHAVITGQWSPSGTDRAAGRVPGFGVITNIVNGGIECGHGQDSRVADRIGFYKRYCDILRVGYGDNLDCYNQRPFA; encoded by the coding sequence ATGAGAGCGTTCGCGCTGTTTGCCGTGCTTGCCATGGcggccaccatggccgtcgccgagCAGTGCGGCTCCCAGGCCGGCGGGGCGACCTGCCCCAACTGCCTCTGCTGCAGCCGCTTCGGCTGGTGCGGCTCCACCTCGGACTACTGCGGCGACGGATGCCAGAGCCAGTGCTCCGGCTGCGGCGGCAGCACGCCCGTCACTCCCACTCcctccggcggtggcggcgtgTCCTCCATCGTCTCCCGCGCCCTCTTCGACCGCATGCTGCTGCACCGCAACGACGGCGCCTGCCAGGCCAAGGGCTTCTACACCTACGACGCCTTCGTCGCCGCCGCGGGCGCCTTCCCGGGCTTCGGCACCACGGGCAGCACCGACACCCGGAAGCGCGAGGTGGCCGCCTTCCTGGCTCAGACCTCCCACGAGACCACCGGTGGGTGGGCGACGGCGCCGGACGGAGCCTTCGCCTGGGGCTACTGCTTCAAGCAGGAGCGTGGCGCCACCTCCAACTACTGCACTCCGAGCGCGCAATGGCCGTGTGCCCCAGGGAAGAGCTATTACGGCCGTGGGCCGATCCAGCTCTCCCACAACTACAACTACGGGCCGGCAGGCCGGGCCATTGGGGTCGATCTGCTGCGCAACCCAGACCTGGTGGCCACGGACCCGACAGTGTCGTTTAAGACGGCGATGTGGTTCTGGATGACGGCGCAGGCGCCAAAGCCGTCGAGCCATGCGGTGATCACAGGCCAGTGGAGCCCATCAGGGACGGACCGGGCTGCAGGGCGGGTGCCCGGGTTTGGTGTGATCACCAACATCGTCAATGGCGGGATTGAGTGCGGGCATGGGCAGGACAGCCGAGTCGCCGATCGGATAGGGTTTTACAAGCGCTACTGTGACATTCTCAGAGTTGGCTATGGCGATAACCTCGACTGCTACAACCAGAGGCCCTTCGCTTAA